The following are encoded together in the Mammaliicoccus vitulinus genome:
- the nfsA gene encoding oxygen-insensitive NADPH nitroreductase: MNETIKLLQNHSSVRSFENKQLTEEQINHIFNSANQTSSFSLLQAVSIIRITDKEVRNKLMKLSGDQTYIGEAAEFWVFCSDFNRNHQIAPEVDISYTEFLQIGAVDVGLMAQNALTAAESMGLGGVYIGGIRLNIEEISELLELPKYVIPLVGLCIGHPAEEKAPLKPRLPQEVVMHNNKYEDFDVEDIKTYDEQMRAYYESRPITAPFTARKIKGWSDHIDDHLVRSIQPDMLNYLNKQGYAIK, encoded by the coding sequence ATGAATGAAACAATAAAATTACTACAAAATCATAGTTCTGTAAGGAGCTTTGAAAATAAACAATTAACTGAAGAACAAATTAATCATATTTTTAATTCTGCTAATCAAACTTCATCATTTAGTTTGCTACAAGCTGTATCGATTATTCGTATAACAGATAAAGAAGTACGCAATAAACTGATGAAACTTAGTGGGGATCAAACTTATATAGGTGAAGCGGCAGAGTTTTGGGTATTTTGTTCAGATTTTAATCGAAATCATCAAATAGCACCGGAAGTAGATATTAGTTATACAGAATTTTTACAAATTGGCGCTGTTGATGTTGGTTTAATGGCACAAAATGCTTTAACAGCAGCTGAATCAATGGGATTAGGTGGTGTTTATATCGGTGGTATTAGGCTAAATATTGAAGAAATATCTGAACTACTTGAATTACCTAAGTATGTTATACCGTTAGTAGGGTTATGTATCGGCCATCCTGCAGAAGAAAAAGCCCCATTAAAACCAAGATTACCTCAAGAAGTCGTTATGCATAACAATAAATATGAAGATTTTGATGTAGAAGATATAAAAACGTATGATGAACAAATGAGAGCGTATTATGAGAGTAGACCAATAACAGCACCATTTACTGCGAGAAAAATAAAAGGATGGAGCGATCATATTGATGATCATTTAGTAAGAAGCATTCAACCGGACATGTTAAATTATCTTAATAAACAAGGTTATGCTATAAAATAA
- a CDS encoding SulP family inorganic anion transporter, giving the protein MVKKLKSEWLNQPGINILAGIVVALALIPEALAFSIIAGVDPMVGLYAAFIIATVTAIIGGRPAMISGATGAVALLVTPLVKDYGVEYLFAATILMGLIQLTLGILKVGRLMKFIPRSVMIGFVNALGIMIFMAQIKHIFGISISTYIYVIITLLIVYIIPRFFKAIPATLIAIVVLTAFYMYTGSDVRTVGDLGSIKQTLPHFLFPNVPFNLETLQIIFPYSLSMAIVGLVESLLTAKIVDDATDTYSSKNKESRGQGIANLITGFFGGMGGCAMIGQTLINVKSGANSRLSTFTAGIVLIFMVIVLGGVVIQIPMPILAGIMVMVSLGTIDWNSFKYIKKAPKTDAIVMVLTVIIVLMTHNLAIGVVVGVIFSALFFATKISKVEVVYEDLGKKHLFSFKGQIFFVSIDSMMEQIDLNIEDSIIELNFNHAHLWDDSAVDAIDTIVRKFEEKNNIVYVEKLNADSRKIVSEISQLNENHLN; this is encoded by the coding sequence ATGGTTAAGAAATTAAAATCTGAATGGCTTAACCAGCCAGGGATAAATATACTTGCTGGAATTGTTGTAGCACTAGCATTAATTCCCGAAGCCCTTGCGTTTTCAATTATTGCTGGAGTTGATCCTATGGTGGGTTTATACGCAGCGTTTATCATTGCTACTGTTACTGCGATAATTGGAGGAAGACCAGCAATGATTTCTGGCGCGACTGGTGCCGTAGCACTATTAGTCACACCTTTAGTAAAGGATTATGGCGTTGAATATCTATTTGCTGCTACGATACTTATGGGGTTAATCCAGTTAACTTTAGGTATTCTTAAAGTAGGTCGTTTAATGAAATTCATCCCCCGTTCTGTCATGATTGGCTTTGTTAATGCATTAGGTATTATGATATTTATGGCTCAAATAAAACATATTTTTGGTATATCTATATCGACCTATATATATGTTATTATAACTTTACTCATTGTATATATTATTCCCCGGTTCTTTAAAGCTATTCCCGCAACATTAATAGCAATAGTCGTTTTAACTGCTTTTTATATGTACACTGGTTCTGACGTAAGAACTGTAGGAGACTTAGGTAGTATTAAACAAACTTTACCTCACTTCTTATTCCCTAACGTTCCATTTAATTTAGAAACACTTCAAATTATTTTTCCATATTCATTATCTATGGCAATTGTAGGTTTAGTAGAAAGTTTACTCACGGCTAAAATTGTAGATGATGCAACAGATACGTATAGTAGCAAAAACAAAGAATCACGTGGGCAAGGTATTGCCAATCTTATTACAGGGTTCTTTGGTGGCATGGGAGGCTGTGCCATGATTGGACAAACACTTATCAACGTTAAATCAGGTGCAAATAGTAGATTGTCTACATTTACAGCAGGTATTGTTCTTATATTTATGGTTATTGTACTCGGTGGTGTAGTTATTCAAATACCGATGCCAATTCTCGCGGGTATTATGGTCATGGTTTCTCTGGGAACGATTGATTGGAATTCATTTAAGTATATTAAAAAAGCGCCCAAAACAGATGCAATCGTTATGGTTTTAACGGTGATTATTGTATTAATGACTCATAACTTAGCTATCGGTGTGGTTGTAGGTGTGATTTTCAGTGCACTTTTCTTTGCAACTAAAATTTCTAAAGTTGAAGTTGTTTATGAAGATTTAGGTAAGAAACATCTTTTTTCTTTTAAAGGTCAGATATTCTTTGTGTCAATTGACTCTATGATGGAGCAAATCGACCTTAATATTGAAGATAGTATTATAGAGTTGAATTTTAATCATGCCCATTTATGGGACGATTCAGCAGTAGATGCTATTGATACGATTGTTAGAAAATTCGAAGAGAAAAATAACATTGTTTACGTTGAAAAATTAAACGCAGACAGTCGAAAAATTGTTTCAGAAATAAGCCAATTAAATGAAAATCATTTAAATTAA
- a CDS encoding universal stress protein produces the protein MYKSILLAADGSENSERAAQEVLNFIDKDTFVTILTVVNVEESKTDVLHRQQGASLNQERQKKLHFIKNFFKEHNVNYEIKIAHGVPTDKVVEIANNGRYQAIILGTRGLNSLQEMVLGSVSHKVAKRAQIPVIIVK, from the coding sequence ATGTATAAATCAATTTTACTTGCAGCAGATGGTTCGGAAAATAGTGAGCGTGCTGCTCAAGAGGTGCTTAACTTTATAGATAAAGATACATTTGTCACAATTCTAACAGTTGTAAATGTCGAAGAGTCAAAAACTGATGTTTTACATAGGCAACAAGGAGCTAGTTTAAATCAAGAAAGACAAAAAAAGCTCCATTTTATTAAAAATTTTTTCAAGGAACATAATGTGAATTATGAAATTAAAATTGCTCATGGCGTCCCAACAGACAAAGTGGTTGAAATTGCGAATAACGGGAGATATCAAGCCATAATTTTGGGAACACGTGGTTTGAATAGCTTGCAAGAAATGGTTCTTGGTAGTGTCAGTCATAAAGTCGCTAAACGTGCTCAAATACCAGTTATTATTGTTAAATAA